In Myxococcota bacterium, the following are encoded in one genomic region:
- a CDS encoding malic enzyme-like NAD(P)-binding protein: MITKQQALDYHRNGRPGKVQVVPTKSVLTQRDLSMAYTPGVAAPCLEIQQRPEEAYSYTSRGNLVAVITNGTAVLGLGNIGALAGKPVMEGKGVLFKRFAGIDVFDIEIATEDPALVIQTVKLLEPTFGGINLEDIRAPECFEIEERLIAEMEIPVFHDDQHGTAIISGAAFLNALELTKRRIEEVRVVVAGAGAAGIACADLYVHLGVLPENVLMTDSKGVLWQGRTDGMNKYKARYVRNTKARTLADALRGADVFVGVSS, translated from the coding sequence GTGATCACCAAGCAGCAGGCTCTCGACTACCACCGCAACGGGCGCCCGGGGAAGGTGCAGGTCGTCCCGACCAAGAGCGTGCTCACCCAGCGCGACCTCTCCATGGCCTACACACCCGGGGTCGCGGCGCCTTGCCTCGAGATCCAACAGCGACCCGAGGAGGCCTACAGCTACACCTCGCGCGGCAACCTGGTCGCCGTAATCACCAATGGAACCGCGGTGTTGGGCTTGGGGAACATCGGGGCGCTGGCGGGCAAGCCGGTGATGGAGGGCAAGGGGGTCCTGTTCAAGCGCTTCGCGGGGATCGACGTGTTCGACATCGAGATCGCGACCGAGGACCCCGCGCTCGTGATCCAGACGGTGAAGCTGCTCGAGCCGACCTTCGGCGGGATCAACCTGGAGGACATCCGGGCGCCGGAGTGCTTCGAGATCGAGGAGCGGCTGATCGCGGAGATGGAGATCCCCGTCTTCCACGACGACCAGCACGGCACGGCCATCATCTCCGGTGCCGCATTCCTGAACGCGCTCGAGCTCACCAAGCGCCGCATCGAAGAGGTGCGCGTGGTGGTCGCGGGCGCCGGCGCGGCGGGCATCGCCTGCGCGGACCTGTACGTGCACCTGGGTGTCTTGCCCGAGAACGTGCTCATGACCGACTCGAAGGGCGTCCTGTGGCAGGGCCGCACCGACGGCATGAACAAGTACAAGGCGCGCTACGTGCGCAACACCAAGGCGCGCACCCTGGCCGACGCGCTGCGCGGAGCCGACGTGTTCGTCGGTGTGTCGTCG